The window TATTCATATAAACATGGCAGAATTAGACGCTGTGATACGTGGAATGAATATGGCTCTGATGTGGAAGCTGAAGAAAGTGACTGTTTTTACCGACTCCGTGACAGTATTCCACTGGGTTTCTGACGCCCTTACAGGAAAATCAAGGTTGAGATCAAAAGCGACGGGTGAAATGCTGATTCGAAGAAGACTGAGCGTGTTGCAACAGCTAATTGAAGAATACAATGTTAGCGTTGAGGTAAAACTTATTCCTTCTAAAGATAATTTGGCTGACGCATTAACAAGAGTTTGCAGCAGATGGCTCAACAAACTGACTGTGCCAGAGTGTCGGAATAGTTGTCGGAATAGTTGTATGGAATAGTCGTAGCTACGAAGGCTATTTCCGATATACACCTATACGATATACAGAATCTATTTCCGATATACACCAAAGAACTGGACATTTCGGAGTGAATCGAACGTTAAACTTTGTTCGTAAAGCAATTCCGACTGCTACTGAAAACGATGTTCGAAATGTGATAAAAAGTTGCGAACCATGTCAGTCAATAGATCCAGCGCCAATACGGTGGGAAAAAGGGAAAATGGATGTTGAAGGAAACTGGGAGAGATTGGCCATGGACATCACGCATTATGGCACTGACAAGTTTTTGAGTCTAATTGATTGCGGACCTTCAAAATACGCGTTGTGGCGACAATTATCAAGCTCATACGGAAGTCTTGCCATAGTCCGAATACTCCGTCTTATTTTTCGTGAACGTGGAGCACCGTCTGAAATATTGACTGACAATGAGCCGacatttaaaactaaagagATAAGGAGTTTCCTTGATAGTTGGGGAGCACAAATTAGATTTAGAGCCGCTTATTATCCTGAAGGAAATGGAATTGTAGAAAGAAACCAACGTACGATCAAGCGAATAGCAGAACGATCGAAAATGTCGATACCGGAAGCACTATATTGGTACAATGTCTCAGCCGACAAAAATGGTGCAAGTCCGATGGACAAAATATACAGTTATACCATTGGTGTGAAAGGATTGGGAAAAGAGAATCTTCCTGCACAAAATGTCACGAACAAGAGGTTTTGAATCGGCGATAAAGTCTGGCTGAAACCACCAAATGCGAGGTGCTATACAAAGTGGCAACCAGCTACGATAACTCGGAATGCGTCGAAACAAATCGTAGAAGTGAACGGCATTCCGCGTCATGTGAAACACGTTAGACCTCGAAATGATACTCAGTCCTGCATTATCCCTGATGTGGAAATAGAGATGAATACTGAAACTGGTCTAGAGAACGCTAAAAATCAAGGAGAGCAAGTTAAAGATGTATTAGAGACGAACGAGGAAAATGTCGAAGCTGAAGATAGACCCCAAGAAATCGACATGCTTTTGCGACGGAGTGGTCGGGAACGGCGCATGCCTTCGAAATACTTTGATTGCTATTTGGATGATCCGTAAGGATCAAGGAGGAGTGTATTTCCGGAAAGTTCTAGAACATTTAATGACGTTCGAGATTTAATAGCTTTAATAGTTTTTAccaataataattgtaaatatgtttttgcgGTGATTTATGACGGTGTTTTGAAGGATATTTTAGGAAAAGCATAGAGTATATATATTGaggaaaaatttgtaaatagcAGAGTTTTAGTTAGGAGAAAAGattattgtttattgatttaatttatctGTTTATTGATTTGTTGATTACGAGAAAAAACTACAATTTAAAACTGGAGACACGGCATTGCTAAccaattatagacctatctcAATTCTTCCAGTGTTTTCCAAGCTCCTGgaaagaataatgtacaacaaactttataaatatttagcaGACAATAAAATTCTAAGTGAATGTTAATACGGCTTTCAAATTAATCATTCTACGGAACACGCAACCTTAGACCTAATGGACAACATTAGCTCGTCATTTGATAAAGGAAAATTTGTATTGGGAGTTTTTATCGATCTTACAAAAGCTTTCGATACTGTTAACCATAAAATTCTGCTcgaaaaaatgagaaaatacggtataaaaaatcaaactattaaatggttcactaattatttaaataacaggCAACAATGTGTTATTATAGACGGTATCACTAATACGgagttattaaaaatcaaatgcgGTGTCCCGCAGGGATCTTTTCTTGCACCTTTATTATTCCTTatctacattaacgatcttcctaAAGCCTCTACAAATCTCATCTCGATtgtataatgtttgcagatgataccaatctGTTCTATTCATCTACCTCTATCAATGACCTCTTTGATAAAGTCAACTTTGAACTTCAAAATCTTAAAACATGGTTCAGTGCTAACAAGTTATCATTAAACGcgcaaaaaactaaatatattttatttcactcaAAGAAACAGAAGAACAAACTACCATCAATTCTACCGACACTAAGTATTgactacaaaaaaattgaaagaacccaaataattaaatttc is drawn from Hydra vulgaris chromosome 07, alternate assembly HydraT2T_AEP and contains these coding sequences:
- the LOC136082492 gene encoding uncharacterized protein LOC136082492 translates to MGALIQVGETTVEDATWLRKETSDIHINMAELDAVIRGMNMALMWKLKKVTVFTDSVTVFHWVSDALTGKSRLRSKATGEMLIRRRLSVLQQLIEEYNVSVESVGIVVGIVVWNSRSYEGYFRYTPIRYTESISDIHQRTGHFGVNRTLNFVRKAIPTATENDVRNVIKSCEPCQSIDPAPIRWEKGKMDVEGNWERLAMDITHYGTDKFLSLIDCGPSKYALWRQLSSSYGSLAIVRILRLIFRERGAPSEILTDNEPTFKTKEIRSFLDSWGAQIRFRAAYYPEGNGIVERNQRTIKRIAERSKMSIPEALYWYNVSADKNGASPMDKIYSYTIGVKGLGKENLPAQNVTNKRPRNDTQSCIIPDVEIEMNTETGLENAKNQGEQVKDVLETNEENVEAEDRPQEIDMLLRRSGRERRMPSKYFDCYLDDP